The Leptospira fletcheri genome includes a region encoding these proteins:
- a CDS encoding nitrate reductase, whose product MQPVETFHTTCSYCGVGCGILVHKSSPTEFSVQGDPDHPTNRGNLCSKGMNLHYSVMDRSDRLLVPMVRSDRSEDLIRTTWDSALDRTAKEFKRLIRKYGPDSVGFYVSGQLLTEEYYIINKLTKGFLGTNNIDTNSRLCMSSAVTGYKMSLGEDCVPVGYEDIEIADCFLIAGSNPAWCHPIVFRRIEERKRSDPGVKVIVVDPRKTETCENADLHVQIRPGTDVYLFHAIARILIENGRIDKEFIIYNTEGFEDLKRKAFEIEVETAAEICGISPGLIYEVAEIIGKSKGFISLWAMGLNQSVVGVNKNLALINLSLLTGRIGKPGNGPFSLTGQSNAMGGREVGGLCNLLPAHRDLENPEHRRQVADFWGVKDIPSEPGLSAVEMFESLKSGKLKAVWIVCTNPTVSLPDARVVEAGLRSAEFVVVQDISWDSSALAYADVVLPAAGWAEKQGTMTSSDRRITHLSKILEPPGEAKPDVWIIQDFAYKMGFDASFDYETEEEIFLEHCGLTEGTKIDISGLDYELIRSRKGVRWPYPKNGDQADSRPFEDRVFYRPNGKAKLHAVDPEDESEKTTPDFPLVLTTGRIRDQWHSMTRTGKVRKLREHRPEMHLEIHPEDALKYGIKEGTIVDISSPRGSVRAKATVTRSIKQGVVFLPMHWGRKNGSDQARSNNLTSSAFDPFSKQPGFKFSAVRVAPYRKKKEKILIVGGGSSTLAFLKRYREMAPNDEITVICKEENPFYSRVLLPDYIGGEKEFSELLQTDAEEILSWNLELVPDTTVTNVYPEGKKVRDSKGNLHSYNKLILATGSSAVPPSVTVPKEMQGIFSLRGKSDADRIRGFFVPNTKALIVGGGLLGLEIAAVLSAAQVEVTVLARTNRLMSRKLDTTGSELLKEEIEARGIKLLFETEISKIEGTERISKVKLSNGVSADFDGIIYAIGTKPNSQIASEAGLGCGSGIKVDSFLRSSDPDIYSFGEAAEHETGTYGTVTAAEEQAKIAAQHIFGYSFEEYPGSIHAHILRINDLELASLRLPDTPLEITEDLKKEYEEILFLDRKNRIYKKCIIRNDRLVGAVLVGDRSEFGKFQEWILSGIELGDRRKKLLSGGEFVKPLSGRVVCSCYGIGEGNIREAILDGEHTLAGIGKRTGAGTGCGTCRMEITTILKNIIQK is encoded by the coding sequence ATGCAACCCGTAGAAACCTTTCATACTACCTGTTCTTACTGCGGGGTAGGCTGCGGTATTCTGGTTCATAAGTCCAGTCCCACGGAATTTAGCGTTCAAGGGGATCCGGATCACCCCACGAATCGGGGCAATCTCTGTTCCAAGGGGATGAACCTGCACTATTCCGTGATGGACCGATCAGATCGCCTTTTGGTTCCGATGGTGCGCTCGGACCGATCCGAGGATTTGATTCGGACCACTTGGGACAGCGCGTTAGACAGGACTGCGAAAGAGTTTAAACGATTGATCCGGAAATACGGTCCGGATTCCGTCGGTTTTTACGTTTCCGGACAGCTTCTGACCGAAGAATACTATATTATAAATAAATTAACTAAGGGGTTTCTGGGAACGAATAATATCGATACGAATTCCAGGCTCTGTATGAGTTCCGCGGTCACCGGATACAAGATGTCGTTAGGCGAGGATTGCGTCCCGGTCGGATACGAAGACATCGAGATCGCGGATTGCTTTTTGATCGCCGGATCCAACCCCGCTTGGTGTCATCCGATCGTGTTTAGAAGGATAGAGGAGAGAAAGAGATCCGATCCAGGCGTAAAAGTGATCGTCGTGGATCCGCGTAAGACGGAAACCTGCGAAAATGCGGACTTACACGTTCAGATTCGTCCCGGAACGGACGTTTACCTATTTCACGCGATCGCAAGGATTCTCATCGAGAACGGTCGGATAGATAAGGAATTTATAATATATAATACGGAAGGATTCGAGGATCTGAAAAGGAAAGCCTTCGAAATAGAAGTTGAGACCGCGGCGGAAATCTGCGGAATTTCTCCGGGCTTGATTTACGAGGTCGCGGAGATCATAGGCAAGTCCAAAGGGTTTATCAGTCTCTGGGCGATGGGCTTGAATCAAAGCGTGGTGGGAGTGAATAAAAACCTTGCTCTGATCAATCTTTCTCTTTTGACGGGAAGGATCGGGAAGCCCGGAAACGGTCCGTTTTCCTTGACCGGACAATCCAATGCGATGGGAGGGAGGGAAGTCGGGGGATTGTGTAATCTTCTACCGGCTCACCGCGACTTGGAGAATCCGGAGCATAGAAGACAGGTGGCGGATTTTTGGGGAGTAAAAGACATCCCTTCGGAGCCGGGCCTCAGCGCAGTGGAAATGTTCGAGAGTTTGAAATCCGGAAAACTGAAAGCAGTTTGGATCGTATGCACGAATCCCACCGTAAGCCTACCGGACGCTAGAGTAGTGGAGGCCGGACTAAGGAGCGCCGAATTCGTCGTAGTTCAGGATATCTCTTGGGATTCATCCGCTTTGGCTTATGCAGACGTAGTGCTTCCTGCAGCTGGTTGGGCGGAAAAACAAGGTACGATGACGAGTTCCGATCGGAGAATCACCCATCTTTCTAAGATTCTGGAACCTCCCGGAGAGGCGAAACCGGATGTTTGGATTATTCAGGATTTTGCATATAAAATGGGATTCGACGCCTCTTTCGATTACGAAACCGAGGAGGAAATCTTTTTAGAGCACTGCGGATTAACGGAAGGCACGAAGATCGATATTTCCGGTTTGGATTACGAACTGATCCGGAGTAGAAAAGGGGTTCGATGGCCGTATCCCAAAAACGGGGATCAGGCGGATTCTCGTCCGTTCGAGGATCGGGTCTTTTATAGACCGAACGGAAAGGCCAAACTTCACGCGGTAGATCCGGAGGATGAATCCGAAAAAACGACTCCGGACTTTCCGCTGGTATTAACTACGGGAAGGATCCGGGACCAGTGGCACTCCATGACCCGTACCGGAAAGGTCAGAAAGTTACGGGAGCATAGGCCCGAGATGCATCTGGAAATTCACCCGGAGGATGCGCTGAAATACGGGATCAAGGAAGGGACGATCGTGGACATTTCCAGTCCGAGAGGGTCCGTCCGAGCGAAAGCGACCGTCACTAGATCGATCAAGCAAGGAGTCGTTTTTTTGCCCATGCACTGGGGGAGAAAGAACGGTTCCGATCAGGCAAGATCCAATAACCTGACTAGTTCGGCTTTTGACCCTTTTTCGAAACAGCCCGGTTTTAAGTTCTCCGCAGTCCGAGTCGCTCCCTATAGAAAGAAGAAGGAAAAAATTCTGATCGTGGGGGGAGGGAGTTCCACATTAGCTTTTTTGAAACGATACAGAGAGATGGCTCCGAACGATGAGATCACGGTGATCTGCAAGGAGGAAAATCCGTTTTATTCCAGGGTTCTACTTCCGGATTACATAGGCGGAGAAAAGGAATTTTCCGAACTTTTACAGACGGACGCAGAGGAGATTCTCTCCTGGAATTTGGAATTGGTTCCCGATACGACCGTCACCAACGTTTATCCGGAAGGGAAGAAGGTACGCGACTCCAAAGGAAATCTGCACTCTTACAATAAACTGATTTTGGCTACGGGAAGTTCGGCCGTTCCTCCGTCGGTGACGGTTCCGAAAGAAATGCAGGGAATTTTCAGTTTGAGAGGTAAGTCCGACGCGGATCGGATCCGCGGCTTCTTCGTTCCGAATACGAAAGCGCTGATCGTAGGGGGAGGACTTTTGGGTTTGGAGATCGCGGCAGTATTGTCCGCCGCTCAGGTCGAAGTCACAGTTCTCGCTCGGACAAATCGTCTCATGTCCAGAAAATTAGATACGACGGGAAGCGAACTTCTCAAGGAGGAAATCGAGGCGAGAGGGATCAAGTTACTATTCGAAACGGAAATTTCCAAAATAGAAGGTACCGAAAGGATCTCCAAAGTGAAACTGAGCAACGGAGTCTCCGCCGATTTTGACGGGATCATCTATGCGATCGGAACGAAGCCCAATTCCCAAATCGCTTCGGAGGCCGGCTTGGGCTGTGGTAGCGGTATCAAAGTGGATTCGTTTCTCAGATCCAGCGATCCCGATATCTACTCGTTCGGCGAGGCGGCGGAGCATGAAACCGGAACGTACGGAACCGTGACCGCGGCAGAAGAACAAGCTAAGATTGCGGCTCAGCATATATTCGGTTATTCCTTCGAAGAATATCCCGGTTCCATCCACGCGCATATTCTCCGGATCAACGATTTGGAATTGGCGTCCTTGAGATTGCCCGATACTCCTCTGGAGATCACGGAAGATCTAAAGAAGGAATACGAGGAAATCCTATTTTTGGATCGTAAGAACAGGATATATAAGAAATGTATTATACGTAACGATAGACTGGTCGGCGCGGTTCTCGTAGGAGATCGATCCGAATTCGGCAAATTCCAGGAATGGATCCTTTCCGGAATCGAATTAGGAGACCGGAGGAAAAAGCTCCTTTCCGGCGGAGAATTCGTAAAACCTTTGTCCGGTCGAGTCGTATGTTCCTGTTACGGAATCGGGGAAGGGAATATCCGGGAAGCGATTCTGGATGGGGAACATACCTTGGCGGGAATCGGAAAGAGAACTGGGGCCGGAACAGGTTGCGGAACCTGTAGGATGGAAATCACCACCATTCTGAAGAATATTATACAAAAATGA
- a CDS encoding histidine kinase N-terminal 7TM domain-containing protein, producing the protein MAFVTFLILSLSGFFFYKNSTGNSICKAYALMTLSSSIWALLKFLTQFDFPYGLQSVWVNLIPIPTLFIPILLTYVTWNYTRPTDSSYPFTFLMVLHGVAILFFLYLALTGVLTPFRLQNGELIYRGGVSYFVACFYIYFSVLFCLGVLVRNIFRGDYLLRLRSIYMFVGIFLGGFFSAIFVVVLPLAGLYELSHWGVLGLLPFLWFSWVPIAKEHLFNTELLDFKQDLRNPKFSNAIIFINRCFLNYLDEKSFKEVCDKYEAEQRKILMEITAKLSVDQLANPSGFRLKMNSQVEKIMNLFLRF; encoded by the coding sequence ATGGCATTCGTCACTTTTTTGATTCTTTCTCTCTCGGGATTCTTTTTTTACAAGAATTCGACTGGGAATTCCATATGCAAAGCGTATGCACTGATGACCTTGTCTTCCTCTATATGGGCTCTGTTAAAATTTCTAACCCAATTTGATTTCCCTTATGGACTTCAGTCAGTGTGGGTCAATTTGATCCCCATTCCGACCTTGTTTATTCCTATTTTGCTTACGTACGTAACCTGGAATTACACCCGTCCGACAGATTCAAGTTATCCTTTCACTTTCCTAATGGTATTGCATGGAGTCGCGATTCTTTTCTTTCTCTATCTGGCGCTAACGGGGGTTTTGACCCCTTTTCGTTTGCAAAACGGAGAACTAATTTATCGAGGAGGGGTTTCGTATTTCGTAGCCTGTTTCTATATTTATTTTTCCGTACTGTTTTGCTTGGGGGTTCTTGTCCGAAATATCTTCCGCGGAGATTATCTCCTTCGATTGCGTTCCATTTATATGTTCGTAGGAATCTTCTTAGGAGGGTTCTTTTCCGCGATTTTTGTGGTCGTCCTTCCTTTGGCAGGTCTTTATGAACTTAGCCATTGGGGCGTCCTGGGACTTCTTCCTTTTCTCTGGTTTTCCTGGGTTCCCATTGCCAAAGAACATCTGTTCAATACGGAACTGTTGGATTTTAAACAGGACTTAAGAAATCCTAAATTTTCCAACGCAATCATATTCATCAATCGATGTTTTCTAAATTACCTGGATGAAAAATCCTTCAAGGAAGTCTGCGATAAGTACGAAGCGGAGCAGAGAAAAATTCTGATGGAAATCACCGCAAAACTCTCCGTCGATCAGTTGGCGAATCCTTCCGGGTTTCGCTTAAAGATGAATTCGCAAGTGGAAAAAATCATGAATTTATTTCTTCGCTTTTGA
- a CDS encoding helix-turn-helix domain-containing protein, producing the protein MTQNTSERVKYVRTQAQGFEINQNDFAESIKISQSLLSLIEIGKKPLSEQNAWAIEKVYGYRAEWLLLGRGPQRISSDPVTKDLKDKEQIWHLISKWNLKEPVRQLLNDLSPVERDTVIALIQVLAKKK; encoded by the coding sequence ATGACTCAAAATACCTCAGAAAGAGTAAAATATGTTCGAACTCAGGCCCAAGGATTCGAAATCAACCAGAATGACTTTGCGGAAAGTATCAAAATTTCGCAGAGTTTGCTGAGTTTGATCGAAATCGGAAAAAAGCCGCTCTCCGAGCAAAATGCCTGGGCCATTGAAAAAGTATACGGCTACCGCGCGGAATGGCTTCTACTCGGCCGGGGGCCCCAGAGAATTTCGTCGGATCCGGTCACGAAGGATTTAAAGGATAAGGAACAAATCTGGCACCTGATCAGCAAATGGAACCTCAAGGAGCCGGTCCGCCAGTTGCTTAACGATCTCTCCCCGGTGGAACGGGACACGGTCATCGCTTTGATCCAAGTTCTAGCAAAGAAAAAATAA
- a CDS encoding LIC10906 family membrane protein gives MDLPLVTCIAIGSYVAFLGIYIHSFKPAKPVQKYFLVFCLSTCAWVMWFAIRLYFPDSWRAQAINWTAIPAMVIPFSFYFCAEAYVNSDYKPSCWVIIPNTGLAGFLLYKAFRCELVDSLGLSPTGGVVYSFTPYYHVFVIYISLIMLLGFFLIARNAYIHNGTIRVNSVIFAIGGIGGLAIAVFFIYILPLLGIFAQYLASIGVLFTITFWAGILNFDAFEIKSQLLSGEEIPFLLRAALPLQLALYRVMDPAGYKDRLLSNRADVTFYMLLWNHELTLKTNLEPEEKARLIAEKFERYLK, from the coding sequence ATGGATCTCCCTCTTGTAACTTGTATAGCAATCGGTTCGTACGTTGCTTTTCTCGGAATTTATATCCACAGTTTTAAACCGGCAAAACCTGTTCAAAAGTATTTTCTGGTTTTTTGTTTGTCCACCTGTGCCTGGGTCATGTGGTTTGCGATCCGGTTGTATTTTCCCGATTCTTGGAGGGCGCAGGCGATCAATTGGACGGCGATTCCGGCTATGGTAATTCCATTCAGTTTCTATTTTTGCGCAGAAGCCTATGTAAATTCGGATTACAAGCCGTCCTGTTGGGTCATCATTCCTAATACCGGATTGGCGGGTTTTCTGCTATATAAGGCATTTCGTTGCGAGTTGGTGGATTCCTTGGGCCTGAGTCCTACGGGAGGCGTGGTTTATTCCTTTACACCTTACTATCATGTATTTGTAATATATATTTCCTTGATTATGCTACTCGGTTTCTTTTTGATCGCTAGAAACGCCTATATTCATAATGGAACGATTCGGGTCAATTCGGTGATTTTTGCAATAGGCGGGATCGGAGGATTGGCCATCGCAGTATTCTTTATTTATATCCTTCCACTCCTCGGAATATTTGCACAGTATTTGGCTTCGATCGGGGTCCTCTTTACGATCACTTTTTGGGCCGGTATTTTGAATTTCGACGCGTTTGAAATCAAATCGCAATTGCTTTCCGGCGAGGAGATCCCATTTCTTTTGCGGGCGGCTCTACCCTTGCAATTGGCTCTTTATAGAGTGATGGATCCGGCAGGATACAAAGATCGTCTATTGTCCAATCGTGCGGATGTCACTTTTTATATGCTTTTGTGGAACCACGAACTGACTTTGAAAACCAATCTAGAGCCGGAAGAAAAGGCGAGATTGATCGCCGAGAAATTCGAAAGGTATTTGAAATAA